A region of the Sinorhizobium arboris LMG 14919 genome:
GCGATAGGAAGCGCTCGCGAGCTTCTCCTCATTGCCGAGCACCGCGTCCACCTCCGCCATTTCGGCGAAGGTTTCCTTCTCGGTCTGGGCGGCGCAGCCGGTGACGATGATACGGGCGTGCGGATTGTCGCGCCGCGCGCGGCGGATCGCCTGCCGCGCCTGGCGCACGGCCTCGGCGGTGACGGCGCAGGTGTTGACGAGAACGGCGTTGTTCAGCCCCGCCTTCTCGGCTTCCGCCCGCATCACTTCCGATTCATAGGTGTTGAGGCGGCAGCCGAAGGTTATGACTTCGATGCCGCTCAAAGGGCTCGTGCTCCGTTATCGCCTCTCTCCGGCTCGGTGCGTGCAAAGACGCCGGTGGCAGGATCGAGGGTGCCGGCCCATTCCCATTCGGCCGGTCCGGTCATAATGACGTGGTCGTCGCGCTCGCGCCATTCGATCCTGAGCGGACCGCCCGGCACGTTCACGGTGACTATCCGCTCCGTCCGGCCGGTTCTCGCGCCGCTGACGGCGGCGGCGCAGGCGGCCGAACCGCAGGCAAGCGTCAGGCCGGCGCCGCGCTCCCAGGTCCGGAGGTCCATCTCCTGGCGGGAGCGGACGCGAGCAATCGAGATATTGGCGCGCTCTGGGAAGAGCGGATGATTTTCGAGGAGTGGCCCGAACCGATCGAGCTCATAACTCCACACGTCATTCTCGACCCAGAAGATCGCATGCGGATTGCCCATGGAGGCGACGGAGGGGGAATGCAGCACGGGCGCATCGACCGGCCCGATCTGCAGCTCGATGCGTCGCGTGTCGTGGAATTCCTCGGCAAGCGGGATCTCGTCCCAGCCGAAACGGGGCTTTCCCATGTCGACCGAGATCGTGCCGTCCTCGTGTTCCTGCGCCGCCAGGAGGCCCGCGACCGTATGGAAGAGGAAGGCCTTCTTGCCGGTCTCGGCCGCAAGTGCCTGGACGACGCATCGGGTGCCGTTACCGCAGGCCTGGGCCATGGACCCGTCGGAATTGACGATGTCGATCCAGGCATCGGTGCCGGCGGCCTTCGGATCATGGATCGCCATGATCTGGTCGAACTCGGTCGCCGGGTCGGCATTGAGCGCGATCGCGGCCTGAGGCGTCACACGGTCCTTGCGGCCGCGCATGTCGACCACCAGGATCTTGTTTCCAAGCCCGTTCATCCGGGCAAATTGCACCTGATCGGCCATATCGCGATCGTCCAAACCTTGCCCCCGGATCCGGAGGCGCTCTTCATTCGGGCTGTATATGGCGGAAAAGGCCGGAAATTACCAGTGCCTGCGTCATTCCCCTTCGGGGGACGCGAGAGGAACATCGAAGACTTCTCCCGGCCGGAGCGCCCTGAACCGGTTCCGCTCGATGCCGGCCTTGTCGAGCGCGGTCTCGAGCGCCCGGAGGGGTTCCTCGATCCCTTCGTTCGTTAGCCGGAATGTACCCCAGTGGTGCCCTGCCACATGTTCGGCGCCGCAGGCGACCATACCCATGACCGCCTCTTCCGGATTCTGGTGCTGAGATGCCATGAACCAGCGGGGCTCGTAACTGCCGAAGGGCAGATTGGCGAGGCGGAAGCACCCGTGCTTTTCGCGCGCCGCACGATAATTGATGCCATCGTGGAAGCCTGTGTCGCCGACATGATAGATTTTGCCGGCCGGCGTCTCGATGACGAAGGCGGCCCAGAGCGCCATGCGCCGGTCGCGCGAACGGCGGGCGGACCAATGATGGCAAGGCTCCGCATGCACGGCGGCGCCTTCCAGTTCGACCCGATCGCCCCAATCGACGACGAGAATCTCCGCTCTCGGCATCGCACGGCGAATGATCGCGTCGTTGCCCAGCGGAGTCACGATCTGCGGCGCATGCTCGGCGTGAAGCGCACTCAGCGTGTCGAGGTCGAGATGGTCGTAGTGGTTGTGAGTGACGAGCACGAGATCGATCGGCGGCAGATCGTCCATGAGCACGCCCGGCGCGTTGCGACGGCGAGGGCCGGCAAAGGCGAGGGGGCTTGCGCGTTGCGACCAGACCGGATCGGTCAGGATGTTGAGGCCCGCGACCTGGATCAAGAGGGTCGCATGGCCGATCATGGTCACGCGCAGCTGCTCCCCGTCGACGCCGAGGACGGGCTTCGCCTGCAGGAACGGGCTGTCGTAGCGGGCCGGCCACCGCACCCGTCCGCCGCCGAACTGCCACCGCAGGAGGTCGGCGAAGCCGCGCGGCGCCGTACCGCCCGGATTATAGAAGCGGACGCCGTCGAAATGGTCCGAAACGGGCCCGTTGTAATAGGGATTGCCGCTGTTCTTCATCGCTGCCTCTGTCGAGGAATTCCTGAAGCAGAGATAGGCGCCTTTGGCGGCCGATCACAGGCCTCGGACGGGAACGGTCGATATTTCCTGATGATGCGATATTTTCCCGAACATGCGACCGGCAGAATGGATGACCGGCTCGTGCGGGTGAGGCACAGGCGAGCCGCGGCGTCAGCGTTCCGCGGTCGATCCTTGACTTTTCATTCGGTTTCCTGTTTATCGCGGCGAATTCCTTCGCAAGTGATGACTTCCGAAGCCACCGACCGGGCCCCGCACAGGTATAAAGAGCGCCCGGAGGTCAACATCCGACAGCGCGTTGCGCCCTCGGGTGGTTTTTGGCTTTGCGCCTTGTTTTCCGCGCGAAGGAACCCACGTTTCCGGACGAGTTCCGTCGCAATCCGGAGACAAGAAGGAAGAGAATATGTTCGAGAGCCTCCAGGACCGTCTTGGTTCCATATTGAATGGACTGACCGGCCGCGGCGCCCTGTCGGAAGCCGATGTTTCCGCAGCGCTTCGGGAGGTTCGCCGTGCGCTGCTCGAAGCGGATGTCGCGCTCGACGTGGTGCGGTCCTTCACGGAGAAGGTTCGCGAGAAAGCGGTCGGCGCCGAAATCGTAAAGTCGATCAAGCCCGGCCAGATGGTCGTCAAGATCGTTCATGACGAACTCGTGGCGATGCTCGGTTCCGAGGGCGTCACGATCGACCTCAATGCAGCGGCTCCCGTCGTCATCATGATGGTCGGCCTGCAGGGCTCGGGCAAGACGACGACGACGGGCAAGATCGCGAAGCGGCTGACCGCGCGGGACAAGAAGAAGGTCCTGATGGCCTCGCTCGACACCCGCCGCCCGGCCGCCCAGGAACAGCTGCGCCAGCTCGGCGTGCAGACCGGCGTCGACACGCTGCCGATCATCGCCGGCCAATCGCCGACCGATATCGCGGCGCGCGCCGTGCAGGCGGCCAAGCTCGGCGGCCACGACATCGTCATCCTCGATACCGCCGGGCGCACCCATATCGACGAGCCGCTGATGATCGAGATGGCGGAGATCAAGCGGAAGTCCAACCCGCATGAGATCCTGCTCGTTGCCGATGCGCTGACCGGTCAGGACGCGGTCAATCTTGCCCGCAATTTCGACGAACGCGTCGGCATTACCGGTCTGGTGCTCACCCGGATGGACGGCGACGGCCGCGGCGGTGCAGCGCTCTCCATGCGCGCCGTCACCGGCAAGCCGGTCAAGCTCATCGGCGTCGGCGAGAAGATGGACGAACTGGAGGAGTTCCATCCCCGCCGCGTCGCCGACCGCATCCTCGGCATGGGCGACATCGTCTCGCTCGTCGAGAAGGCGGCGGAGAATATCGACGCCGAAAAGGCGGCCGCCATGGCCGCCAAGATGGCCAAGGGCAAGTTCGACCTCAACGACCTTGCCGATCAGCTGCAGCAAATGCAGAAGATGGGCGGCATGGGCGGTATCATGGGGCTGATGCCCGGCATGGCCGGCATGAAGGACAAGATGTCCGCCGCCGGATTGGACGACTCGCTCTTCAGGCGTCAGCTCGCCATCATCTCGTCCATGACGAAGGCAGAACGCGCCAATCCGGATATGCTGAAGCATTCGCGCAAGAAGCGCATTGCTGCGGGTTCCGGCACCGACGCCTCCGACATCAACAAGCTTCTGAAGATGCACCGCCAGATGGCGGACATGATGAAGATGATGGGCGGTAAAGGCAAAGGCGGCATGATGAAACAGATGATGGGCGGACTCGCCGGCAAGATGGGGCTTGGGGGGCTAAGCGGCGGCATGCCGGACCTTTCGAAGATGGACCCGAAACAGCTGGAAGCCCTGCAGAAGCAGGCCGGTCTCGGCCCGGGCGGCATGCCCGGTCAGGGCTTGCCGGGCCTGGGCGGCGCCAAGCTGCCGGGTCTCGGCGGTTTCCCCGGCCTGCCCGGTCTGCCGAAGAAGAAGTGAGGATCGCTACGAATGCTTGATCCCGAGATCAAAGAGGAATTGGCGAGCTACCGGCAGTCGATCGACAATATCGATGCCGCACTCGTCCACATGCTGGCCGAACGCTTCCGCTGCACCAAGGCGGTTGGCGTGCTCAAGGCCAAGCACCAGCTGCCGCCGGCCGACCCGGCGCGCGAAGAATACCAGATCGAACGCCTTCGGAATCTCGCCAAGGACGCCAATCTGGACCCGGATTTCGCCGAGAAGTTCCTGAACTTCATCATCAAGGAAGTCATCCGGCATCATGAAGCCATCGCCGCCGATCGCTCGCATCCCGCGGGCAGCGCCGGCACCACCCATTCCGCTTGAACCACAAGCGGTCAAGAAAGCCTGCAAGGAGTAATTGAAATGGCACTGAAAATTCGTCTCGCCCGTGGCGGTTCCAAGAAGCGCCCCTATTACCAGATCGTCGTTGCCGACGCGCGCAGCCCGCGTGACGGCCGCTTCCTCGAAAAGCTCGGCTCCTGGAATCCGATGCTCGCCAAGGATGACGAAAAGCGCGTCGAGCTGAACGCCGAGCGCGTTCAGCACTGGATCGGTCAGGGCGCTCAGCCGACCGATCGCGTTCTGCGCTTCCTCGACCAGGCCGGCCTTGCCAAGCGTCCGGCCCGCAACAACCCGACCAAGGCGCAGCCCGGCAAGAAGGCGCAGGAGCGTGCCGCTGAAGCCAAGCAGAAGGCCGAGGAAGCCGCCGCTGCAGCTTCGGAAGCTGCCGCGGAATAATCTCCGACGGAGTGGTACTGAAGACGGGCGGCATTTCCATGCTGCCCGTTTTGCTTTATGTGCACCGGCAAATCGCATGTTCTCATCCCGACGAGATCAGCAACATGCAGCAACTTCACCCTGGGTGCCGATGATGACACAGCTGAAGAACCCTGTCCTGATGGCGACGATCGGCGCGGCGCAAGGTCTGCGCGGCGAGGTGCGGGTAAAGTCCTTTACCGACGATCCGGCCGCGCTCGGCGACTACGGCAATCTCTACAGCGAGGACGGCCGAGTCTTCGAGGTGCTCGAAATCCGCGAGGCCAAGAACGTGGTCGTCGTGCGGTTCCGGGGGATCAACGACCGGACGGCGGCCGAGGCGCTCAACGGTCTCGAGCTTTTCATCGAGCGCGACAATCTCCCCGACGACGATCTCGACGAGGACGAGTTCTTCTACGCCGATCTCGAGGGGCTCGAAGCGGTCGACCGCGCCGGCAAGAGCTATGGTTCGGTGACCGGCGTCTTCGACTTCGGCGCCGGCGACCTCCTGGAACTGAAGGGACCCGGCCTCAGGCCGGTGCTGATTCCCTTCACCGAATGGTCGGTGCTCGAGATCGACCTCGAAGCGGGCAAGCTCGTCATCGATCCGACAGCCGCCGGACTCGTCGACGACGAGAAAAGCGGCCCCGGCAAGCCCTTTCCGACCAAGCGCAAGTGAGCCCGCGGTCATGCCCTTTCGTGCCACTGTCCTGACGCTCTATCCGGAGATGTTCCCGGGGCATCTCGGCCTTTCGCTCGCCGGAAAGGCGTTGGAGCGCGGAGACTGGTCGATCGAGGCCGTGCAGATTCGCGACTTTGCCGGGGACAAGCACCGCACGGTCGACGATACGCCGGCGGGCGGCGGCGCCGGAATGGTATTGAAGCCGGACATTCTTGCCCGCGCCATCGATCACGTCGCCTCAAACGACGAGCGGCCGCGGCTTCTGATGAGCCCGCGCGGTCGGCCGCTGACGCAGGAACGGGTGCGGGCGCTGGCGGACGGTCCCGGCGCAGTCATCGTCTGCGGCCGTTTCGAGGGCGTCGACCAGCGGGTGATCGACACGCGTGAGCTCGAGGAAGTCTCCATCGGCGACTACATCCTCTCCGGCGGAGAGCCGGCAGCGCTCGTTCTGCTCGACGCGGTGGTGCGTATTCTGCCCGGCGTCATGGGCAATCAGCTTTCGGGCGTCCATGAAAGTTTCGAGGGAGGGCTCCTCGAGCATCCCCACTACACGCGTCCGCAGGTCTTCGAAGGTCACGAAATACCGGCCGTCCTCACCTCCGGCAACCACGCGGCCATTGCGCAATGGCGGGAAGCGGCGGCACGCCGGCTGACGGCGGAACGCCGGCCGGATCTTCTGGAGCGTGATCCGGCTCAGCCCGTGAAGAAATAATAGGCCGCGAGCAACAGACCCACGGCCACCACCACGGCGCGGATGACCGCCTGCGGAACGCGTCGTGCCGCCCACACGCCCATGTAGCCGCCAAGGGCAGCGCCCGGCACCATGATCGCCGCGTGCAGCCAGGAAACGACGCCGCCCGCGGCGAAGACCAGGATGGCGATTGCGGCGATGACGATGGAGATGAAGTTCTTGAGCGCGTTCAGCCGGTGATAGCCACCCCCGGTGGCAAGCCCGAGAACGGCAAGCATCATGATGCCCATGCCGGCGCCGAAAAAGCCGCCATAGACGGAGGTCGCCAGCTGGCTCGCCACGCCGAGGGGACCGATGCGATGCTCGTCGCTGCGCGCCTTCGGCTTCAGGAGGGGGCCGGCGGCGAAAATCGCGGTTGCGGCGATCAGCAGCCAGGGTACCATCACCCGGAAGGCCGGGTTGGAGAGAGACAGAAGCAGAAGCGCACCAGCGAGCCCACCGATCGCCGAAATGACGCCGAGGACGATCGCGTTCTTCCGGTCGGCGCGGATCTCCTTGGCATAGGCCATCGTCGAAGTGATATAGCCGGGGAACTGTATGATGGAGGAGGTGGCGTTGGCGACGATCGGCGGCAATCCGGCAAGCGTCATCGCGCCGAAAGTCAGAAAGGTGCCGCCACCGGCAATGGCATTGACGACGCCCGACAGGAAGCCGGAGACGAAGAGCAAGAAGATCTGGAGCAACGACATGGTTTTCCCCGAAACGCGTGAATCGGGGATAGCCGGTGGCGCGATCGACCGCAACCCGCCACTTGACCGTGGCGGGCCGTAAGCCGCCAGGGGACCGGGATGTCGAGGCCGATGCCGACAAAATCCGCTTTCGGGGATGACAAGGCCGGTGATTTGGTGTATGTGCCGGCCCGGTTCGGGTTCCTTGCCCGCCGACCGTCAACAAAGAATGGCGAATCCGCTCCTGCCGCAAGGCGGCAAGGCCTGAAGGCAAGTCCGACAGGCCGATCGAGAGCGCTCTGGCTGTTTCAGAAAAACGCAAAGGTTAGACCGATGAACATCATCCAGCAGCTGGAAGCCGAACAGGCCGCCAAAATCGCCGCAAAGCGTACTCTTCCCGAATTCTCCCCGGGCGACACCGTCCGCGTCAACGTGCGCGTCGTCGAAGGCAACCGGACCCGCGTACAGGCATACGAGGGCGTCTGCATCGCCCGTTCCGGCGGCGGCCTCAACGAGAGCTTCACCGTCCGCAAGATCTCCTACGGCGAAGGCGTCGAACGCGTGTTCCCGGTCTACTCTCCGCTCGTCGAGAGCGTCGACGTGGTTCGACGCGGCAAGGTCCGCCGCGCCAAGCTCTACTACCTGCGCGACCGCCGCGGCAAGTCGGCTCGTATCGTCGAGAACACCGGCACCCGCGCGCGCAAGCTGAACGAAGCAGAGCGTCAGGCCATTTCCGAGGAGAAGGCCCGCATCGAGGCTGAAAAGGTCGCAGCCGCCCAGGCACTGGCCGCCGAGAAGGCAGCAGCCGAAGCCGCCGAGGCAAAGGCAGCCGAAGAAGCAAAGGCAGCGGAAGCTGCAGCGGAATAAGTTCCCAACTCTTCAGGGTTGTGCGGAAAGGCGGCTTCGGGCCGCCTTTCTTTTTGGCATCATCCGCTTGTCTTCCCCATAGATTTTATGACATTTTCTGTCGCCACAATCTTCGGGAGTTCCTCCAATGACAATTCGTCGCCACGTGCTTGCGGGCATTGCCGCAGTTCTTGCCGTTCCATTCGCAGTCTCTGCGCCCGTTTTCGCCGGCGACCTGCCCGACCTCGGCGGCAAGACGGTCGTCGTGGTGACCGAGAACGCCTATCCGCCGCTGCAGTTCGTCGATCCCAAGTCCGGCCAGGCCGTCGGCTGGGAATATGACGCCATGAACGAGATCGCCAAGCGGCTGAATTTCAAAGTCGAATACCAGAACACGAGCTGGGATGCGATGATCCAGGCGGTTTCCGACGGTCAGTACCAGATCGGCATGACCGGAATCACCATCAAGGACGACCGCAAGGAGAAGGTCGATTTTTCGGATCCCTACATGCGCTCGGAACAGTTCATGCTGGTGCGCGGCGACGAGACCCGCTTCGACGACGCCAAGAGCTTCGCAGCGCTCGAGAGCGGACTGATCGGCGCTCAACCCGGCACTTCGCCCTTCTACACGGCCGTCTACGAGATTCTTGACGGCAACGAGCAGAATCCGCGCATCAAGCTGTTCGAAACCTTCGGTGCGACGGTGCAGGCGCTGAAGGCGGGCGACGTCGATCTGGTCTTGACCGACAGCGTCGCGGCCAAGGGTTATGTCGATTCCTCCGATGGCCAGCTCAAGGTGGTCGGCGAGGCGCTCGGCACCGAGGATTTCGGCTTCATCTTCCCGAAGGGATCGGATCTGGTGGCGCCGGTCAATGCCGCCATCAAGGCGCTGAAGGAAGACGGCACCTTCGACGCCCTCAACAAAAAG
Encoded here:
- the dapF gene encoding diaminopimelate epimerase, translating into MADQVQFARMNGLGNKILVVDMRGRKDRVTPQAAIALNADPATEFDQIMAIHDPKAAGTDAWIDIVNSDGSMAQACGNGTRCVVQALAAETGKKAFLFHTVAGLLAAQEHEDGTISVDMGKPRFGWDEIPLAEEFHDTRRIELQIGPVDAPVLHSPSVASMGNPHAIFWVENDVWSYELDRFGPLLENHPLFPERANISIARVRSRQEMDLRTWERGAGLTLACGSAACAAAVSGARTGRTERIVTVNVPGGPLRIEWRERDDHVIMTGPAEWEWAGTLDPATGVFARTEPERGDNGARAL
- a CDS encoding MBL fold metallo-hydrolase, which gives rise to MKNSGNPYYNGPVSDHFDGVRFYNPGGTAPRGFADLLRWQFGGGRVRWPARYDSPFLQAKPVLGVDGEQLRVTMIGHATLLIQVAGLNILTDPVWSQRASPLAFAGPRRRNAPGVLMDDLPPIDLVLVTHNHYDHLDLDTLSALHAEHAPQIVTPLGNDAIIRRAMPRAEILVVDWGDRVELEGAAVHAEPCHHWSARRSRDRRMALWAAFVIETPAGKIYHVGDTGFHDGINYRAAREKHGCFRLANLPFGSYEPRWFMASQHQNPEEAVMGMVACGAEHVAGHHWGTFRLTNEGIEEPLRALETALDKAGIERNRFRALRPGEVFDVPLASPEGE
- the ffh gene encoding signal recognition particle protein, giving the protein MFESLQDRLGSILNGLTGRGALSEADVSAALREVRRALLEADVALDVVRSFTEKVREKAVGAEIVKSIKPGQMVVKIVHDELVAMLGSEGVTIDLNAAAPVVIMMVGLQGSGKTTTTGKIAKRLTARDKKKVLMASLDTRRPAAQEQLRQLGVQTGVDTLPIIAGQSPTDIAARAVQAAKLGGHDIVILDTAGRTHIDEPLMIEMAEIKRKSNPHEILLVADALTGQDAVNLARNFDERVGITGLVLTRMDGDGRGGAALSMRAVTGKPVKLIGVGEKMDELEEFHPRRVADRILGMGDIVSLVEKAAENIDAEKAAAMAAKMAKGKFDLNDLADQLQQMQKMGGMGGIMGLMPGMAGMKDKMSAAGLDDSLFRRQLAIISSMTKAERANPDMLKHSRKKRIAAGSGTDASDINKLLKMHRQMADMMKMMGGKGKGGMMKQMMGGLAGKMGLGGLSGGMPDLSKMDPKQLEALQKQAGLGPGGMPGQGLPGLGGAKLPGLGGFPGLPGLPKKK
- a CDS encoding chorismate mutase, producing the protein MLDPEIKEELASYRQSIDNIDAALVHMLAERFRCTKAVGVLKAKHQLPPADPAREEYQIERLRNLAKDANLDPDFAEKFLNFIIKEVIRHHEAIAADRSHPAGSAGTTHSA
- the rpsP gene encoding 30S ribosomal protein S16, translated to MALKIRLARGGSKKRPYYQIVVADARSPRDGRFLEKLGSWNPMLAKDDEKRVELNAERVQHWIGQGAQPTDRVLRFLDQAGLAKRPARNNPTKAQPGKKAQERAAEAKQKAEEAAAAASEAAAE
- the rimM gene encoding ribosome maturation factor RimM (Essential for efficient processing of 16S rRNA), whose translation is MTQLKNPVLMATIGAAQGLRGEVRVKSFTDDPAALGDYGNLYSEDGRVFEVLEIREAKNVVVVRFRGINDRTAAEALNGLELFIERDNLPDDDLDEDEFFYADLEGLEAVDRAGKSYGSVTGVFDFGAGDLLELKGPGLRPVLIPFTEWSVLEIDLEAGKLVIDPTAAGLVDDEKSGPGKPFPTKRK
- the trmD gene encoding tRNA (guanosine(37)-N1)-methyltransferase TrmD, yielding MPFRATVLTLYPEMFPGHLGLSLAGKALERGDWSIEAVQIRDFAGDKHRTVDDTPAGGGAGMVLKPDILARAIDHVASNDERPRLLMSPRGRPLTQERVRALADGPGAVIVCGRFEGVDQRVIDTRELEEVSIGDYILSGGEPAALVLLDAVVRILPGVMGNQLSGVHESFEGGLLEHPHYTRPQVFEGHEIPAVLTSGNHAAIAQWREAAARRLTAERRPDLLERDPAQPVKK
- a CDS encoding sulfite exporter TauE/SafE family protein, yielding MSLLQIFLLFVSGFLSGVVNAIAGGGTFLTFGAMTLAGLPPIVANATSSIIQFPGYITSTMAYAKEIRADRKNAIVLGVISAIGGLAGALLLLSLSNPAFRVMVPWLLIAATAIFAAGPLLKPKARSDEHRIGPLGVASQLATSVYGGFFGAGMGIMMLAVLGLATGGGYHRLNALKNFISIVIAAIAILVFAAGGVVSWLHAAIMVPGAALGGYMGVWAARRVPQAVIRAVVVAVGLLLAAYYFFTG
- the rplS gene encoding 50S ribosomal protein L19 codes for the protein MNIIQQLEAEQAAKIAAKRTLPEFSPGDTVRVNVRVVEGNRTRVQAYEGVCIARSGGGLNESFTVRKISYGEGVERVFPVYSPLVESVDVVRRGKVRRAKLYYLRDRRGKSARIVENTGTRARKLNEAERQAISEEKARIEAEKVAAAQALAAEKAAAEAAEAKAAEEAKAAEAAAE
- a CDS encoding basic amino acid ABC transporter substrate-binding protein, giving the protein MTIRRHVLAGIAAVLAVPFAVSAPVFAGDLPDLGGKTVVVVTENAYPPLQFVDPKSGQAVGWEYDAMNEIAKRLNFKVEYQNTSWDAMIQAVSDGQYQIGMTGITIKDDRKEKVDFSDPYMRSEQFMLVRGDETRFDDAKSFAALESGLIGAQPGTSPFYTAVYEILDGNEQNPRIKLFETFGATVQALKAGDVDLVLTDSVAAKGYVDSSDGQLKVVGEALGTEDFGFIFPKGSDLVAPVNAAIKALKEDGTFDALNKKWFLEYKMGG